ACCCTAAACAACTTTCGTTGTTTGAGTGGATAGGAGGTCAGGTAACTGATTTCCCAGAATCCCCCACTATAGCGTCAGCTTAGTGGGGGAGTATGTCAATTTACTAACCGAGATGCTTAGTCAAATGGGGCAAGGAAATGCTGTCACATTGCTTTCCATTCATACGGAACTAACGACACAAGAAGCTGCTAATTTACTTAATGTCTCTCGTCCCCATTTAGTGAAGCTCTTGGAAACAGGAAAAATCCCATTTCACAAGGTGGGAAATCATCGTCGTGTCCGTTTTGAGGATTTAATGGAGTACAAGGAAAGCATTGACCAGCAACGCATGGAGACTCTTGATAAGCTGACCGCACAAGCCCAAGAATTAAATCTGGGTTACGATTAAGTCACTATGCCGTCATCTTTTACTGTTTTGTCTGGCGATTGCGCTACAAAAGTCTAAAATGAAAGCAACACAGATTAACGGATTAATTAAGTCACTTGCAATGAATACAATTCACTTGAACTTGGAACCTCTCGTTCAGAATTTGACCCATGAGCAATTTTATGAACTGTGCATGGCGAATCAAGATATTGCAATGGAACGCAGTGCAACTGGAGAATTGATTATTATGTCCCCCGTTGGCGGTGAAAGTGGAGAACGCGAAGCAGACTATATCATCGATTTAGGTAATTGGAATCGCCAGACAAAACTGGGTAAGGTGTTCAGTTCCTCAACTGTCTTCAAACTTCCTAATGGCGGCGATCGCTCTCCTGATGCAGCTTGGGTCAAACTTGAACGTTGGCATCAGTTAACACAAGAACAGCAGAAAAAGTTCCCACCCCTGTGTCCTGATTTTGTCATTGAACTACGGTCTGAAAGTGATCGCTTGCCACCGCTTCAAGAAAAAATGCAAGAATATCTTGCCAGTGGACTACAGTTGGGATGGCTGATTAATCCTCAAGATCAAACTGTTGAAATCTATCGACCCAATCAGGATGTCGAGATACTCAACTTCCCTGCTACGCTCTCAGGAGAGGATGTCTTGCCTGATTTTAAGATGAATATCGAGTAGGCGGGATATGAAGTTAGACGCGAGTTAATTCGTTCTCAAAGTCATATTTTACTTCTTAAATGCGTGTCAGCCTATCCCATCTTGGACAAAAGTTTGGGCAATTATCCAAACTTGACCATGTAAGCCGACTAAAAAGTTACTATTTTTTGTCAGAACTTGCTTAACTTTTCTGGCTCTTCTAGAGTGAGTATGATAAGTTAATACCAATTAAAAAAGAAAAATAGAGACAATCATATAAAGTGATATCCCCCTAAACCTGACTGAATCTTGACTTAAAGCAGCCATTGATGGTAAAAGAAAATAAACTATTTTTTCATCAAAGTCACTTTTTAATAAAATGCCATCCTTGCTTAACGGTCGATTCGATAAAACCTGAGCCAATGGAGATGCCTTCTGAGCGATAGTAGTCGTAGTTGACAATTCGCGCTCGATGCTTATTGAGGTAGGTCACAAATCGGTCAACTCCCTCATGTTGCCAATCGTCAAACTGCG
Above is a window of Cyanobacteria bacterium GSL.Bin1 DNA encoding:
- a CDS encoding excisionase family DNA-binding protein translates to MPHYSVSLVGEYVNLLTEMLSQMGQGNAVTLLSIHTELTTQEAANLLNVSRPHLVKLLETGKIPFHKVGNHRRVRFEDLMEYKESIDQQRMETLDKLTAQAQELNLGYD
- a CDS encoding Uma2 family endonuclease — encoded protein: MNTIHLNLEPLVQNLTHEQFYELCMANQDIAMERSATGELIIMSPVGGESGEREADYIIDLGNWNRQTKLGKVFSSSTVFKLPNGGDRSPDAAWVKLERWHQLTQEQQKKFPPLCPDFVIELRSESDRLPPLQEKMQEYLASGLQLGWLINPQDQTVEIYRPNQDVEILNFPATLSGEDVLPDFKMNIE